A section of the Ictalurus punctatus breed USDA103 chromosome 8, Coco_2.0, whole genome shotgun sequence genome encodes:
- the rab33ba gene encoding RAB33B, member RAS oncogene family a — MADMESSLEFSSSLTSSTLPPPRTRIFKIIVIGDSGVGKTCLTYRFCAGKFPDKTEATIGVDFREKLIEIDGEKIKVQLWDTAGQERFRKSMVQHYYRNVHAVVFVYDVTSAASFRSLPAWIEECRQHALGHEVPRILVGNKCDLRHAAQVSTELAQQFADAHSMPLFETSAKNPQGGTNDSDHVEAIFMTVAHKLKSQKPLVLSQPANTVTLRGQDQDEEQRGNWGCNCWRS, encoded by the exons aTGGCAGATATGGAGTCTTCTCTGGAGTTCAGCAGCTCTCTGACCAGCTCCACACTGCCTCCTCCCCGCACCCGGATCTTTAAGATCATAGTGATCGGAGACTCCGGGGTGGGAAAGACCTGCCTCACATACCGCTTCTGCGCCGGTAAGTTCCCGGACAAAACCGAGGCCACCATCGGGGTGGACTTCCGAGAGAAGCTTATCGAGATCGACGGAGAAAAGATCAAG GTCCAGCTGTGGGACACGGCGGGTCAGGAGCGTTTCCGTAAGAGCATGGTGCAGCACTACTACAGAAACGTGCACGCCGTGGTGTTTGTGTACGACGTGACGAGCGCGGCGAGTTTCCGCAGCCTCCCGGCGTGGATCGAGGAGTGCCGGCAGCACGCGCTCGGCCACGAGGTGCCCCGGATCCTGGTGGGCAACAAATGCGACCTGCGCCACGCCGCTCAGGTGAGCACGGAGCTGGCCCAGCAGTTCGCCGACGCCCACTCCATGCCTCTGTTCGAGACCTCGGCGAAGAACCCGCAGGGCGGGACCAACGACAGCGACCACGTGGAGGCCATCTTCATGACGGTGGCGCACAAGCTGAAGTCGCAGAAGCCGCTGGTGCTGAGTCAGCCGGCCAACACGGTCACGCTGAGGGGGCAAGATCAGGACGAGGAGCAGCGTGGGAACTGGGGCTGCAACTGCTGGAGGAGCTAG
- the ugl gene encoding malate synthase-like isoform X1: MLVPYNVEVEPPPPGLQTEFETLLSTEVLQFLSDLCCRFQPEVDKVLKMRILRKVQLDLSEELPGFTEDTAHIRNDPSWRVSPVPVRLQCRHVDIGDLSPCDTQRLTQALKSTAQGIQVDFDDGNCPTYYNQIKGIYNVYKVVHNQFHDAPPISQAPVLMLRPRAWNMVEHNMLVKGREVPGPLFDFGLLMFHNAKLLLENQSGPFFYLSKVESYLEARLWNQIFLWTEDRLGLPVGSIKATVLIECVLATFEMEEILYELREHSAGLNCGIWDYSASFVNKFGHRAEFLLPDRSKYVNMEKRFLRSYMELLVQTCHRRGAPATGGMAALLLPTHTDSAVYTTVLNTVTRLKLLEIRAGVDGFMVYDMNLIEPMQKLFQLHCTGPNQLHQLRHDVSVTSEDLLTVPAGGVTLYGLKHNIAVGVLFIDAWLSGRGHFFFKGQVEDSATAEISRSQVWQWIRHRVKLEDDGRTVVTRGFIRSLTQGMMGDLRAAACCQTQRDEARLTTAVSMFLELVQKSDFPEFLTTYLYLDHTFLSAQGQHEETGTERSHRARL, from the exons ATGCTG GTACCATACAACGTAGAAGTGGAGCCTCCACCTCCGGGGCTGCAGACAGAGTTTGAGACCCTCTTAAGCACTGAAGTTCTGCAGTTCCTGTCAGATCTGTGCTGCAGATTCCAACCAGAGGTGGACAAG GTCCTGAAGATGAGAATCCTGCGAAAGGTTCAGTTGGATCTCAGCGAAGAGCTGCCGGGTTTCACGGAGGACACGGCTCACATCCGGAACGATCCGTCCTGGAGAGTGAGTCCCGTCCCTGTCCGACTGCAGTGCAGACATGTGGACATCGGTGACCTTTCACCCTGTGACACGCAGCGGCTTACGCAGGCCCTCAAATCAACAGCGCAAGGAATACAA GTAGATTTTGACGACGGCAACTGCCCGACATACTACAATCAGATCAAGGGCATTTATAACGTTTATAAGGTCGTGCATAATCAGTTTCACG ATGCCCCGCCCATATCCCAGGCCCCGGTTCTTATGCTCCGCCCTCGTGCTTGGAACATGGTGGAGCACAATATGTTG GTAAAAGGTCGGGAGGTTCCTGGTCCTCTCTTCGATTTTGGCCTGCTGATGTTCCATAATGCAAAGCTGCTGCTTGAGAACCAGAGCGGGCCATTTTTCTACCTGTCCAAA GTGGAGAGTTACCTGGAGGCCAGGTTGTGGAATCAGATTTTTCTCTGGACTGAGGACAGG ctgGGCTTGCCAGTGGGTAGTATCAAGGCGACGGTGCTGATCGAATGTGTACTGGCGACGTTTGAGATGGAGGAGATCCTGTACGAGCTCCGAGAGCACTCTGCCGGACTGAACTGCGGTATCTGGGATTACTCTGCGTCCTTCGTGAACAAATTCG GTCATCGTGCGGAGTTCCTGCTCCCTGACCGCAGTAAGTACGTGAACATGGAGAAACGTTTCCTGCGTAGCTACATGGAGCTGCTGGTGCAGACGTGCCATCGCAGGGGCGCACCGGCCACCGGGGGCATGGCAGCGCTCCtgctacccacacacacagacagtgcaGTGTACACGACTGTACTGAACACCGTCACCAG ACTGAAGCTCTTGGAAATCCGAGCAGGAGTCGACGGCTTCATGGTCTACGACATGAACCTGATCGAGCCGATGCAGAAA TTGTTCCAGCTCCATTGTACAGGACCGAACCAGCTCCATCAGCTACGCCACGACGTCAGTGTGACCTCAGAAGATCTGCTCACTGTACCAGCG GGTGGCGTAACATTGTACGGACTGAAGCACAACATCGCAGTCGGCGTGTTGTTCATCGACGCATGGCTTTCAG GTCGAGGACATTTCTTCTTTAAGGGGCAGGTGGAAGATTCAGCTACTGCAGAAATCTCTCGATCTCAG GTGTGGCAGTGGATCAGACACAGGGTGAAACTAGAGGATGATGGGAGGACTGTGGTGACTCGTGGCTTCATCAGGAGCTTGACGCAAGGCATGATGGGTGATCTGAGGGCAGCGGCGTGCTGTCAGACACAAAG AGACGAAGCGAGGCTAACCACAGCCGTGTCCATGTTTCTGGAGCTGGTACAGAAGAGTGATTTCCCAGAATTCCTGACAACCTACCTGTACCTGGACCACACATTCCTGAGCGCTCAGGGCCAGCATGAAGAGACAGGGACGGAAAGATCTCACCGAGCCAGGCTCTAA
- the ugl gene encoding malate synthase-like isoform X2 has product MRILRKVQLDLSEELPGFTEDTAHIRNDPSWRVSPVPVRLQCRHVDIGDLSPCDTQRLTQALKSTAQGIQVDFDDGNCPTYYNQIKGIYNVYKVVHNQFHDAPPISQAPVLMLRPRAWNMVEHNMLVKGREVPGPLFDFGLLMFHNAKLLLENQSGPFFYLSKVESYLEARLWNQIFLWTEDRLGLPVGSIKATVLIECVLATFEMEEILYELREHSAGLNCGIWDYSASFVNKFGHRAEFLLPDRSKYVNMEKRFLRSYMELLVQTCHRRGAPATGGMAALLLPTHTDSAVYTTVLNTVTRLKLLEIRAGVDGFMVYDMNLIEPMQKLFQLHCTGPNQLHQLRHDVSVTSEDLLTVPAGGVTLYGLKHNIAVGVLFIDAWLSGRGHFFFKGQVEDSATAEISRSQVWQWIRHRVKLEDDGRTVVTRGFIRSLTQGMMGDLRAAACCQTQRDEARLTTAVSMFLELVQKSDFPEFLTTYLYLDHTFLSAQGQHEETGTERSHRARL; this is encoded by the exons ATGAGAATCCTGCGAAAGGTTCAGTTGGATCTCAGCGAAGAGCTGCCGGGTTTCACGGAGGACACGGCTCACATCCGGAACGATCCGTCCTGGAGAGTGAGTCCCGTCCCTGTCCGACTGCAGTGCAGACATGTGGACATCGGTGACCTTTCACCCTGTGACACGCAGCGGCTTACGCAGGCCCTCAAATCAACAGCGCAAGGAATACAA GTAGATTTTGACGACGGCAACTGCCCGACATACTACAATCAGATCAAGGGCATTTATAACGTTTATAAGGTCGTGCATAATCAGTTTCACG ATGCCCCGCCCATATCCCAGGCCCCGGTTCTTATGCTCCGCCCTCGTGCTTGGAACATGGTGGAGCACAATATGTTG GTAAAAGGTCGGGAGGTTCCTGGTCCTCTCTTCGATTTTGGCCTGCTGATGTTCCATAATGCAAAGCTGCTGCTTGAGAACCAGAGCGGGCCATTTTTCTACCTGTCCAAA GTGGAGAGTTACCTGGAGGCCAGGTTGTGGAATCAGATTTTTCTCTGGACTGAGGACAGG ctgGGCTTGCCAGTGGGTAGTATCAAGGCGACGGTGCTGATCGAATGTGTACTGGCGACGTTTGAGATGGAGGAGATCCTGTACGAGCTCCGAGAGCACTCTGCCGGACTGAACTGCGGTATCTGGGATTACTCTGCGTCCTTCGTGAACAAATTCG GTCATCGTGCGGAGTTCCTGCTCCCTGACCGCAGTAAGTACGTGAACATGGAGAAACGTTTCCTGCGTAGCTACATGGAGCTGCTGGTGCAGACGTGCCATCGCAGGGGCGCACCGGCCACCGGGGGCATGGCAGCGCTCCtgctacccacacacacagacagtgcaGTGTACACGACTGTACTGAACACCGTCACCAG ACTGAAGCTCTTGGAAATCCGAGCAGGAGTCGACGGCTTCATGGTCTACGACATGAACCTGATCGAGCCGATGCAGAAA TTGTTCCAGCTCCATTGTACAGGACCGAACCAGCTCCATCAGCTACGCCACGACGTCAGTGTGACCTCAGAAGATCTGCTCACTGTACCAGCG GGTGGCGTAACATTGTACGGACTGAAGCACAACATCGCAGTCGGCGTGTTGTTCATCGACGCATGGCTTTCAG GTCGAGGACATTTCTTCTTTAAGGGGCAGGTGGAAGATTCAGCTACTGCAGAAATCTCTCGATCTCAG GTGTGGCAGTGGATCAGACACAGGGTGAAACTAGAGGATGATGGGAGGACTGTGGTGACTCGTGGCTTCATCAGGAGCTTGACGCAAGGCATGATGGGTGATCTGAGGGCAGCGGCGTGCTGTCAGACACAAAG AGACGAAGCGAGGCTAACCACAGCCGTGTCCATGTTTCTGGAGCTGGTACAGAAGAGTGATTTCCCAGAATTCCTGACAACCTACCTGTACCTGGACCACACATTCCTGAGCGCTCAGGGCCAGCATGAAGAGACAGGGACGGAAAGATCTCACCGAGCCAGGCTCTAA